Proteins from a single region of Acidianus ambivalens:
- a CDS encoding V-type ATP synthase subunit F: protein MGKILLLGDRYTVSLFRMMGAEGKVVEDPYSLEDEIKNVRKMEDVDLVLITKDLYDPVRERLESVISSQTKPLITVIPSPYSEAEPMDVRKLILRALGFG from the coding sequence ATGGGAAAAATTTTGCTCCTTGGAGATAGATATACGGTATCTTTATTTAGGATGATGGGAGCTGAGGGGAAAGTTGTTGAAGATCCCTATTCACTGGAAGATGAGATAAAAAATGTAAGGAAAATGGAGGACGTCGACCTAGTTTTAATTACTAAAGATTTGTACGATCCGGTAAGAGAAAGACTTGAAAGCGTTATATCTTCTCAAACAAAACCTTTAATTACAGTAATTCCTTCTCCTTATAGTGAAGCTGAACCTATGGACGTGAGAAAGTTGATTTTAAGGGCGTTAGGTTTTGGGTGA
- a CDS encoding V-type ATP synthase subunit I, with the protein MILPEKMSRVQIIANKELLDDVVTRILKFQNFEPEEPEEPISSERFEEARRKLGIIQEHLNKFQIIMDLAGVTIEPKGKMKAGNWNKIADEVDNEATQEEEKYKELLEEIGKIKSELDLYKAQLNEVLPFKDITVNLSKLYSLKLFDVYLLTILSSQLDKVKFDNALVLTKRINEKTYAVIIMAPKGILQKDKIEKEIGAKVFETPEGKAPYDVYNEVQNKINELTKILEETRAKLKEKLRACELHVKEIYGRLLTVRDALTIISRARVSEFYVQIEGYAPTKMVKKLKDQLKGEAFITERLPRRYGEKDKPPTLISLPKSIRVIESVVELYGTPSYWEISPIIFLIFTFPILFGLMFPDFGNALVVFLFAIWFYKYGKRKGSENTEKLSLVLIYSSIVAMITGLLAREFFGPVLVGGPREVFNNDSYPVGPLYYVWPVPVSVSDSLKYLIPFGNYSILSVEIEDTMILSIFIGALALFVSSLLGVINAIDKKDPEFLFYEKLPLLILYTVPLIIFGYGFVDISDYFGKVECLLGGLLTNIFSFPPNLSTPTYALAYILILWVEIGLIYNWISKVILIKRHEGHVGLGAAIGMGFIEGGFEAGILLLSNTISFIRILVFALAHYYLLYAFSYMGLLVLYSSVPYVAAVIIAGIIIALGNLLAIALEGLIVFIQDMRLHFYEMFSKFYEGQGRKFMPVMNYVELEEGEKEIAKEREVIEVKAA; encoded by the coding sequence GTGATCCTTCCCGAAAAAATGAGTAGGGTACAGATTATAGCTAATAAGGAACTTTTAGATGACGTAGTTACAAGAATTCTAAAATTCCAAAATTTCGAACCAGAAGAACCGGAGGAACCAATATCCAGTGAAAGATTTGAAGAAGCCAGAAGGAAGCTTGGAATAATACAAGAACATCTAAATAAATTCCAAATAATAATGGATCTCGCAGGAGTTACAATAGAACCAAAAGGAAAAATGAAGGCAGGGAACTGGAATAAAATAGCCGACGAGGTAGATAATGAAGCAACACAAGAAGAGGAAAAATACAAGGAGTTACTAGAGGAGATTGGCAAGATAAAGAGTGAACTAGATTTATACAAAGCACAGTTAAATGAAGTATTACCATTTAAGGATATAACAGTTAATTTAAGTAAATTATATAGTTTAAAGCTATTTGATGTATATTTACTCACTATTTTATCCAGTCAATTAGATAAAGTGAAATTTGATAATGCATTAGTTCTTACTAAGAGAATAAATGAGAAAACTTACGCTGTAATTATCATGGCACCTAAAGGAATATTGCAAAAGGACAAAATAGAAAAAGAAATAGGTGCAAAAGTTTTTGAAACCCCTGAAGGAAAAGCCCCTTACGACGTTTACAATGAAGTCCAGAATAAGATTAATGAGTTAACTAAGATCTTGGAAGAAACCAGAGCAAAATTAAAAGAAAAACTAAGAGCTTGCGAACTTCATGTGAAAGAAATTTATGGTAGATTACTAACTGTGAGAGATGCATTAACTATTATATCTAGAGCAAGAGTATCAGAGTTTTATGTCCAAATTGAAGGCTACGCGCCAACTAAAATGGTTAAAAAACTCAAGGATCAATTAAAAGGAGAAGCCTTCATTACTGAGAGACTGCCTAGAAGGTATGGAGAAAAGGATAAGCCACCTACATTAATTAGCCTTCCTAAGAGTATAAGGGTAATAGAATCGGTTGTAGAACTTTATGGTACTCCCTCCTATTGGGAAATTTCTCCAATAATATTCCTTATATTCACTTTTCCAATACTCTTTGGGCTAATGTTCCCAGACTTTGGTAATGCCTTAGTTGTATTTTTATTTGCGATATGGTTCTACAAATACGGTAAAAGGAAAGGTAGTGAGAATACAGAGAAGCTCAGCTTAGTGCTAATTTACTCAAGCATAGTTGCAATGATCACTGGCTTGCTTGCTAGAGAATTTTTCGGGCCAGTACTAGTAGGAGGCCCAAGAGAAGTATTTAATAATGATAGTTATCCAGTAGGACCTTTGTATTACGTATGGCCAGTCCCAGTAAGCGTTTCTGATTCTCTAAAGTACTTGATACCTTTTGGCAATTATTCTATCCTATCTGTAGAAATAGAAGATACAATGATATTATCAATATTCATAGGAGCGCTTGCACTATTTGTAAGCTCTTTGCTCGGTGTTATTAATGCTATAGATAAGAAGGATCCAGAATTCTTATTTTACGAAAAATTACCCTTGTTGATTCTTTACACAGTACCGCTTATAATATTCGGCTACGGATTTGTAGATATAAGTGACTATTTTGGAAAGGTAGAATGCTTACTGGGTGGCTTACTTACTAATATATTCAGTTTTCCACCTAATCTCTCAACGCCGACTTATGCTCTTGCTTATATACTAATACTATGGGTAGAGATTGGACTAATTTATAATTGGATAAGCAAAGTTATACTAATAAAGAGACATGAAGGACACGTAGGCTTAGGAGCTGCGATAGGAATGGGCTTTATAGAAGGAGGTTTTGAAGCAGGGATTTTACTACTTTCAAACACTATATCTTTTATAAGAATTTTAGTATTTGCCCTAGCTCACTACTATTTATTATACGCCTTTAGCTACATGGGGCTCCTAGTACTATATAGTTCAGTTCCCTATGTTGCCGCAGTAATAATAGCTGGAATAATAATAGCCTTAGGAAACTTACTAGCAATAGCGTTAGAAGGATTAATAGTATTTATACAAGATATGAGGCTTCACTTCTACGAAATGTTTAGTAAATTCTACGAAGGACAGGGAAGAAAATTCATGCCAGTAATGAATTATGTAGAACTAGAAGAAGGAGAAAAAGAAATAGCTAAAGAAAGAGAAGTTATCGAAGTAAAGGCGGCCTAA
- the metG gene encoding methionine--tRNA ligase has protein sequence MKIYVASAWPYVEAVPHLGNLIGSVLSADVFARYARLKYGKDNVIFVSGSDEHGTPIEVEAIKRKINPRDLTNQAHEYDKKLFLDVWKISYDNYTRTESETHKRFVREFLLSIQDYIKVQEEEMPYCEHDKIFLPDRFVKGTCPYCGYEDARGDQCDRCGRLLSPTLLINPRCAICGSKPVIKKTKHWFFDLSQFSDKLKEWLENNKDMPDNVKSVALSWIQEGLKPRSLTRDTSWGIPAPFEGAEGKTIYVWFEALLGYISATIEYFEKTGNPDKWKEFWFGDDVKSYYFIGKDNIPFHAVIFPAMLMASKKGYKLPSVISSTEYLMYEGQKFSKSRRIGIWIDEAPRLMDVDYWRYVLIRLRPEEKDTNFLWREAIRIINTELNDDIGNYVNRVITMVNRYFKGYVPNFNEDKLDDTDRKFMELVKTTPVVVSQLFEKGKLKAGSDEIIKIAREGNAYLNQKAPWDKVKNDIKVAENTLYIASNSVRTLSILLYPIIPTSAEKIYNQLGLRGIENEKWDSAGEFVLDHNHKVEQASPIFKKIDQNFEKELNEKLEKIRKELDNIRPPLLR, from the coding sequence ATGAAAATTTATGTAGCATCTGCCTGGCCATATGTGGAGGCAGTTCCGCATTTAGGAAATCTAATAGGTTCAGTACTATCAGCGGATGTTTTTGCTAGGTATGCTAGATTAAAGTACGGTAAAGACAACGTAATTTTTGTAAGCGGAAGTGACGAACATGGTACACCGATAGAGGTTGAAGCAATAAAGAGGAAAATAAATCCTAGAGATTTAACTAATCAAGCTCACGAGTACGATAAGAAGTTATTTCTAGATGTATGGAAAATAAGTTATGATAATTATACGAGAACAGAGTCTGAGACTCATAAAAGGTTCGTAAGGGAATTTCTCCTAAGTATTCAAGACTATATAAAAGTTCAAGAAGAAGAAATGCCGTATTGTGAACACGATAAGATATTCTTGCCAGACCGTTTTGTTAAAGGAACTTGTCCTTACTGCGGATATGAAGACGCTAGGGGAGATCAATGTGATAGATGCGGAAGGTTACTTTCGCCAACGCTTTTAATAAATCCTAGATGTGCTATATGTGGTTCAAAGCCAGTAATAAAGAAGACTAAGCATTGGTTTTTTGACTTAAGTCAATTTTCAGATAAACTAAAGGAGTGGTTAGAAAATAATAAGGACATGCCGGATAACGTAAAATCTGTAGCTTTAAGCTGGATTCAAGAAGGACTTAAACCTAGGAGCTTAACAAGGGATACATCTTGGGGAATTCCTGCACCATTTGAAGGCGCAGAAGGTAAAACTATTTACGTTTGGTTTGAAGCACTTCTTGGATATATTTCCGCTACTATAGAGTATTTCGAAAAGACAGGAAATCCTGACAAATGGAAAGAATTCTGGTTTGGAGATGACGTTAAAAGTTACTATTTTATAGGAAAGGATAACATACCTTTCCACGCCGTTATATTTCCTGCAATGCTCATGGCATCTAAGAAGGGTTACAAATTACCTTCAGTTATTTCGTCAACTGAGTATTTAATGTATGAGGGACAAAAATTCAGTAAAAGTAGAAGGATAGGAATATGGATAGATGAGGCACCAAGACTGATGGACGTAGATTATTGGAGGTATGTTCTAATAAGATTAAGGCCTGAAGAGAAGGATACGAACTTTTTATGGAGAGAAGCTATTAGGATAATAAATACAGAGCTTAATGATGATATTGGAAATTATGTTAATAGAGTTATAACTATGGTCAATAGATACTTTAAAGGATATGTGCCTAACTTTAATGAGGATAAATTAGACGACACAGACAGGAAATTTATGGAATTAGTAAAGACCACGCCAGTCGTAGTTTCTCAACTTTTCGAAAAAGGTAAGCTCAAAGCTGGAAGTGATGAAATAATAAAGATTGCAAGAGAAGGTAATGCTTATCTTAATCAAAAAGCACCGTGGGATAAGGTTAAAAATGATATTAAAGTTGCAGAAAATACATTATATATTGCATCGAATTCCGTTAGAACTCTTTCAATTTTACTTTATCCGATAATTCCTACATCAGCAGAAAAGATTTACAACCAGTTAGGTTTGAGAGGAATTGAGAATGAAAAATGGGATTCTGCCGGAGAATTCGTATTGGATCATAACCACAAAGTAGAACAAGCTTCTCCGATATTTAAGAAAATTGACCAGAATTTTGAGAAAGAACTTAATGAGAAATTGGAAAAAATTAGGAAGGAATTAGATAATATTAGGCCGCCTTTACTTCGATAA
- a CDS encoding DNA primase regulatory subunit PriL: MAIVNTEAYPFRVSLEQVLSRYGGLSFYDVISNNGDTIKEAKERINRIIKGEDIKHYKDTKNPQLLFYSVLLILSVLGDKKIAEKVCRKEAELFAEDLEKEDEENLLEMANFLGIKIEKKKIEYHVTKGKVVLNYAIYFIDYLRLTKNLRKNSKFSLSERILKDGYVFIDRKTLISLMKEVIYEKMMSLVKPIPLSEIPDTIRDLLFLRKGITPPCISALFKKDKKSEEELKILTVYMIDIGSSMDSIITMLKNNGIQNPEDFLNHFIKDRKTRYILYNCTQLKKMNLCISECGVKNPLQLYFGRLDNTS; the protein is encoded by the coding sequence GTGGCAATAGTAAATACTGAAGCTTATCCATTTAGAGTCAGTTTAGAACAAGTTCTCTCTAGATATGGGGGCTTATCTTTTTATGACGTAATTTCCAATAACGGAGATACTATAAAAGAAGCTAAGGAAAGGATAAATAGAATAATTAAAGGTGAGGATATAAAACATTATAAGGATACAAAAAATCCTCAATTATTATTTTATTCAGTTCTTCTAATACTTTCAGTTCTAGGAGATAAAAAAATTGCAGAAAAAGTTTGCAGAAAAGAGGCTGAACTTTTTGCAGAGGATTTAGAGAAAGAAGATGAAGAAAATTTACTTGAAATGGCTAATTTTCTAGGAATAAAAATTGAAAAGAAGAAAATTGAATACCATGTAACTAAAGGTAAAGTTGTTCTAAATTATGCAATATATTTCATAGATTATCTAAGGCTAACTAAAAATCTAAGGAAGAATTCTAAGTTTTCATTATCAGAAAGAATTCTTAAAGATGGATATGTCTTTATAGATAGAAAGACATTGATAAGCTTAATGAAGGAAGTTATCTACGAAAAAATGATGAGCCTAGTAAAGCCAATTCCTTTGTCAGAGATCCCAGATACTATAAGAGATCTACTCTTTCTGAGAAAAGGCATAACGCCACCTTGCATTTCTGCTTTATTTAAGAAGGATAAAAAAAGCGAAGAAGAACTAAAAATTCTCACTGTTTATATGATAGATATAGGCAGCAGTATGGATTCAATAATAACTATGCTTAAAAATAACGGTATTCAAAATCCTGAAGACTTCTTAAATCACTTTATAAAAGATAGAAAAACTAGATACATACTTTACAACTGTACACAGCTAAAGAAAATGAACTTATGTATATCAGAGTGTGGAGTAAAAAATCCTTTACAACTCTATTTTGGTAGATTAGATAATACGAGTTGA
- the pgsA gene encoding archaetidylinositol phosphate synthase: MITRLRRESKRILRPIANALAKNGIKANEITILGLILSIIYFIVLYISKNPLYGAILLALSSFSDALDGEVARISGTAGNKGAFLDSSLDRVEDTLFLSPLVLYFQPILVSLLVGISLIIPYLRARAEALGIKAEGRGIIERGERIIFTMIILILLFFNFTFTIYVFYIFIVLSIVTVIQRFQLVLSNLPK, translated from the coding sequence ATGATTACTAGATTAAGGAGGGAAAGTAAGAGAATATTAAGGCCTATAGCTAATGCACTAGCAAAAAATGGGATAAAAGCTAATGAGATTACTATACTAGGACTTATCCTTTCTATTATTTATTTTATAGTGTTATATATTTCGAAAAACCCACTTTACGGTGCAATATTACTTGCGTTATCTTCATTTTCCGACGCATTAGACGGTGAGGTCGCAAGGATCTCTGGAACAGCCGGAAACAAAGGTGCGTTTTTAGATTCTTCTCTAGATAGAGTAGAAGATACGTTATTTTTAAGTCCTTTAGTACTATATTTCCAGCCTATTCTAGTCTCGCTTCTTGTAGGAATTTCACTCATTATTCCATATTTAAGAGCTAGAGCAGAAGCTTTAGGAATCAAAGCTGAGGGAAGAGGCATAATAGAAAGGGGAGAAAGGATAATATTCACTATGATAATACTTATTTTGTTATTCTTCAATTTTACATTTACTATCTATGTATTTTATATATTTATCGTATTATCAATAGTTACTGTAATTCAAAGATTTCAACTCGTATTATCTAATCTACCAAAATAG
- a CDS encoding protein-lysine N-methyltransferase, whose product MTYTPHVPYVPTPEPVVRKMLEIAKVGPEDIVYDLGCGDGRIVITAAKEFNAKKAVGIDINDERIKEALENVKKNGVEGKVIIEKGNFFDVDLSEATVVTMFLLTNVNEMLKPKLEKELKPGTRVVSHEFEMRGWTPKEVVKVEDGNMNHIVYLYVIGEHK is encoded by the coding sequence ATGACATACACACCACATGTTCCATATGTACCAACACCAGAACCAGTTGTAAGGAAAATGCTAGAAATAGCAAAAGTAGGACCAGAAGATATAGTATATGATTTGGGTTGTGGAGACGGGAGAATTGTAATAACTGCAGCAAAAGAATTTAATGCAAAAAAAGCAGTAGGCATAGATATTAACGACGAAAGAATAAAAGAAGCTTTAGAGAACGTTAAAAAGAATGGTGTTGAAGGGAAAGTAATAATCGAAAAGGGTAACTTTTTTGATGTGGATCTATCAGAAGCAACAGTAGTTACAATGTTTTTATTAACAAATGTAAACGAAATGCTTAAGCCTAAATTGGAAAAAGAGCTTAAGCCAGGAACTAGAGTAGTTTCGCACGAGTTTGAAATGAGAGGTTGGACTCCAAAGGAAGTTGTTAAGGTTGAAGACGGAAATATGAACCATATAGTTTACCTTTATGTTATAGGTGAACATAAGTGA
- a CDS encoding DUF2286 domain-containing protein, producing MKVIILKSENGKITSEKITEGDLAEVVRNTAIEALKEWNELTSDFIIMKDSQEAKLPLPLKPDVYEAVKNFLAGKEKSAAILKIPIFIISYDNIWQEENFQDKKVYVVSYYLNDDLKKELIEYAQGVTSEEKPQDSGEEEEEEEE from the coding sequence GTGAAAGTTATAATTCTAAAAAGTGAGAATGGAAAAATAACATCAGAAAAAATAACAGAAGGAGACCTAGCCGAGGTAGTAAGAAATACAGCTATTGAAGCACTAAAAGAATGGAATGAGCTCACGTCGGATTTTATAATCATGAAAGACTCACAAGAGGCTAAATTGCCATTACCTTTAAAGCCTGACGTTTACGAAGCTGTAAAGAACTTTTTAGCCGGAAAAGAAAAATCTGCTGCAATACTGAAAATACCAATATTCATTATAAGTTATGACAATATATGGCAAGAAGAAAATTTCCAAGATAAGAAAGTTTATGTTGTCTCTTATTATCTAAACGACGACCTTAAGAAAGAATTGATTGAATACGCACAAGGAGTTACTTCGGAAGAAAAACCTCAAGATAGTGGAGAAGAGGAAGAGGAGGAAGAAGAATAA
- a CDS encoding DNA-directed DNA polymerase I, producing the protein MAKQITLFDFSIKQETHGERKGVEKEDEVQQLEVENKRGQVEWIKEAKEGRTYYLLGVDYDGKKGKAVMKLYDPETQEAAILYDNTGHKSYFLVDLDPEKVRKIAKIIRDPSFDHLEVVTKIDPYTWKPITLTKIVVKDPLAVRRMRNYVPKAYEAHIKYFNNYIYDMQLIPGMPYKVNKGRLEAIIPKVDTEEVTKAFQDSDEVTKEMALQWAPLFESEIPSIKRVAVDIEVFTPMKGRVPDPYKAEFPIISISLAGSDGLKKVLVIEREDVGEGNTNNEGISVEKFKTEREMLSRFFEIVKTYPLLLTFNGDDFDVPYIYFRSLKLGFFPEEIPFDIGSRETKFLPGFHIDLYRFFFNKAVRNYAFEGKYSEYNLDAVASALLGMSKVKVDSLISDLDISKLIQYNFRDSEITLKLTTFNNELTWKLIVLFARISKLGIEELTRTEISAWVKNLYYWEHRKRNWLIPLKEEILQRSSTLKTSATIKGKGYKGAVVIDPPVGVFFNVTVLDFASLYPSIIRTWNLSYETVDIENCKNIVDVKDETGQVLHHVCMDRPGITAVITGLLRDFRVKIYKKKSKQKDLDPERKMMYEVVQRGMKVFINATYGVFGAESFPLYAPAVAESVTALGRYVITSTVKKAQEVGTRVLYGDTDSLFLYQPTQEQLNTIIKWVKENFKLDLELDKSYRFVAFSGLKKNYFGVFTDSTFDIKGMLAKKRNTPEFLKEAFKEVKDLMGTINSPSDLEKVKKEVAEKVKSVYDRLKNKEYNLDELAFRVMLSKDLDSYTKNTPQHVKAAMQLRALGIQVLPRDMILFVKVKSKEGVKPVQLAKLTEIDLDKYYDAVKSTFEQLLKSLGISWDEIASTISIDSFFKF; encoded by the coding sequence GTGGCAAAACAGATTACGCTCTTTGATTTCTCAATAAAACAAGAGACTCATGGTGAAAGAAAAGGAGTAGAAAAAGAAGATGAAGTGCAACAATTAGAAGTCGAGAATAAGAGAGGACAAGTTGAGTGGATTAAGGAAGCTAAAGAAGGTAGGACTTACTACTTACTAGGTGTAGATTATGACGGCAAAAAAGGGAAAGCAGTAATGAAATTATACGATCCTGAAACTCAAGAGGCGGCTATACTTTACGATAATACTGGTCATAAATCCTATTTCTTAGTAGATTTAGATCCTGAAAAAGTTAGGAAAATAGCTAAGATTATTAGAGATCCTTCCTTTGACCATTTAGAGGTAGTAACCAAGATCGATCCTTATACTTGGAAGCCTATTACTTTGACCAAGATTGTAGTTAAAGATCCTTTAGCAGTAAGAAGGATGAGAAACTACGTTCCTAAAGCTTACGAGGCTCACATAAAGTATTTCAATAACTATATTTATGATATGCAATTAATTCCAGGGATGCCTTATAAAGTGAATAAGGGTAGACTAGAAGCTATTATTCCTAAAGTTGATACTGAAGAAGTTACTAAAGCTTTCCAAGATTCAGATGAAGTAACGAAAGAGATGGCTTTACAATGGGCTCCGCTCTTTGAGTCTGAAATACCTTCAATTAAGAGGGTAGCAGTAGATATTGAAGTTTTTACTCCAATGAAAGGTAGGGTTCCAGATCCCTATAAGGCAGAATTTCCTATCATAAGCATATCTTTAGCTGGTAGTGATGGATTAAAGAAAGTCTTAGTAATAGAAAGGGAAGACGTAGGTGAGGGTAATACAAACAATGAAGGAATATCTGTAGAGAAATTTAAGACCGAAAGAGAAATGTTATCAAGATTTTTTGAAATAGTGAAAACTTATCCTCTCCTCTTAACGTTTAACGGCGATGACTTCGACGTACCATATATTTACTTTAGATCTTTAAAGTTAGGTTTCTTTCCAGAAGAAATTCCTTTTGATATTGGGAGTAGAGAAACTAAATTCCTTCCTGGATTTCATATAGATCTCTATAGGTTCTTCTTTAATAAGGCAGTAAGGAATTACGCATTTGAAGGAAAGTATAGCGAATATAACTTAGATGCAGTAGCAAGTGCTTTGCTTGGTATGTCAAAGGTTAAAGTTGATAGTCTAATTAGTGATCTAGATATTTCCAAGCTTATCCAATATAACTTTAGAGATTCGGAGATTACATTGAAGCTAACTACATTTAATAATGAGTTAACTTGGAAATTAATAGTACTTTTTGCTAGGATATCCAAATTAGGAATTGAAGAACTGACTAGAACGGAAATTTCAGCCTGGGTAAAGAATCTTTACTATTGGGAGCATAGAAAAAGGAATTGGTTAATTCCTTTGAAAGAGGAAATATTGCAAAGATCTTCAACGCTAAAGACTTCTGCAACAATTAAAGGTAAAGGATATAAGGGAGCAGTAGTAATTGATCCACCAGTAGGAGTTTTCTTTAATGTTACTGTATTAGATTTTGCCTCACTGTATCCTTCAATTATTAGGACCTGGAATTTAAGTTATGAGACCGTTGATATTGAAAATTGTAAGAACATAGTAGACGTTAAAGATGAAACAGGACAAGTTCTCCATCACGTTTGCATGGATAGACCGGGAATAACTGCAGTTATTACTGGGTTACTTAGGGACTTTAGGGTTAAGATATATAAGAAAAAGTCGAAGCAAAAAGATCTAGATCCTGAACGTAAAATGATGTATGAAGTAGTACAAAGAGGTATGAAGGTGTTTATTAACGCAACTTATGGAGTATTTGGAGCAGAAAGTTTCCCGCTTTATGCACCAGCAGTAGCAGAAAGCGTTACAGCCCTAGGTAGATACGTAATCACTAGCACAGTTAAAAAAGCCCAAGAGGTTGGAACTAGAGTTCTTTACGGCGATACTGATTCGTTGTTCTTATATCAGCCTACACAGGAACAATTAAATACCATAATCAAATGGGTTAAGGAGAACTTTAAGTTAGATCTAGAGCTCGATAAAAGTTATAGGTTTGTGGCGTTCTCAGGATTGAAAAAGAACTACTTTGGAGTTTTCACAGATTCCACGTTTGATATAAAAGGAATGTTAGCTAAGAAAAGAAATACTCCAGAATTCCTGAAGGAGGCATTTAAAGAAGTTAAAGATCTAATGGGCACAATAAATTCTCCTTCAGATCTGGAGAAAGTAAAGAAGGAGGTAGCAGAGAAAGTAAAGAGCGTCTATGATAGGCTGAAGAATAAGGAATACAACCTAGACGAGTTGGCTTTTAGAGTTATGCTTTCTAAAGATTTAGATTCTTATACTAAGAATACTCCACAACATGTAAAAGCAGCAATGCAATTAAGGGCCTTAGGAATTCAAGTATTACCTAGAGATATGATACTATTTGTTAAGGTAAAAAGCAAGGAAGGAGTCAAGCCAGTACAGTTAGCTAAGTTAACAGAGATAGATTTGGATAAATATTATGATGCAGTAAAAAGTACTTTCGAGCAACTGTTAAAGTCTCTAGGCATTAGCTGGGACGAAATAGCATCTACAATATCTATAGATTCTTTCTTCAAATTTTAA
- a CDS encoding inositol-3-phosphate synthase codes for MIRVGLVGIGNVASALVQSIEMVKQGIEIPGILNLPIKADEIEIVTAFDIDKRKVGKKLSEAIFSKPNVVQKYVDVKSDVEVLRGPTLDGVDEQLSKVIEESEEKPVNVKEVLKENNVDVVINLLPAGADKASLFYAEESLSANSSFINATPSNVTERIGDKYKEAKIPIFGDDLLSQIGGTIFHSGIIEFLQKRGVKILRSYQIDIAGNTETFATLEDWKKDLKKKIKSSFISQRSDNAEIVAGTSDYVEFLGDRRVSYMVIEGEYAMGAKVRVDISLKTYDAPNAVQPLIDLIRLAKILKDNNIGGVIPEVCGYYFKNSPVRYKSIDEAKARFDDFLKKIIK; via the coding sequence ATGATAAGAGTTGGTCTTGTAGGAATAGGAAATGTTGCGTCTGCACTAGTTCAGTCAATAGAAATGGTTAAACAAGGTATAGAAATTCCAGGAATTCTTAACTTACCTATAAAAGCAGATGAGATCGAAATAGTTACTGCTTTTGATATAGATAAAAGAAAGGTTGGTAAAAAACTATCAGAGGCCATTTTTTCAAAGCCTAATGTAGTTCAAAAGTACGTGGATGTTAAAAGCGATGTTGAAGTATTAAGAGGTCCAACTTTAGACGGCGTGGATGAGCAACTATCCAAAGTTATTGAAGAATCGGAAGAGAAACCCGTGAATGTTAAAGAAGTATTAAAGGAAAACAATGTAGATGTTGTAATAAATTTATTACCAGCCGGAGCAGATAAGGCAAGTCTATTTTATGCTGAGGAAAGTCTCTCTGCTAATTCTTCATTTATTAACGCGACTCCTTCTAATGTAACAGAGAGAATAGGAGATAAGTATAAGGAAGCAAAGATACCAATTTTTGGAGACGATTTACTTAGTCAAATAGGTGGTACGATCTTTCATTCCGGTATAATTGAATTTTTACAGAAAAGAGGAGTAAAAATTTTAAGATCTTACCAAATTGACATAGCTGGGAATACAGAAACTTTTGCGACTTTAGAGGATTGGAAGAAAGATCTTAAAAAGAAGATAAAATCTTCTTTTATCTCTCAAAGATCGGATAATGCTGAAATAGTTGCAGGTACTTCAGACTATGTAGAGTTTCTAGGAGATAGAAGAGTAAGTTACATGGTTATAGAAGGAGAATATGCAATGGGCGCAAAAGTTAGAGTAGACATTTCGCTAAAGACTTACGACGCACCTAACGCAGTTCAGCCATTAATTGATCTTATAAGGCTGGCTAAAATCCTTAAGGACAACAATATAGGCGGTGTAATTCCTGAAGTTTGTGGTTATTATTTTAAGAATTCTCCAGTTAGGTATAAGTCTATAGATGAGGCAAAAGCTCGCTTTGACGATTTTCTAAAGAAAATAATAAAATGA